The following nucleotide sequence is from bacterium.
GATTTACGGGGACCAAGGGTCCCTTTATTGCAGCGCGGCGGCCCCGCCCACGATCTCGGCCAATTCCTTGGTGATCATGGCTTGCCGGGCCCGGTTGAACTCCAGTGTCAGCTTGGCCATCATCTCGGAGGCGTTCTTGCTGGCCGCCTCCATGGCATTGCGTTTGGCGCCCATTTCCGATGAGAAGCTCTCCAAAAGATAGCGGCGCACCTGCACCGCCAGGTATTGGGAGACCAGTTTCTCCATGATGGTCTCCAGGTCCGGTTCGTATTCGTAATCCCCGCCCGTATAGTCCTTTTTCTCGTCCCCGCCCGCCGTCTCTTCCAGCCGGATGGGAAGCAAGGTGTCCAGCATGGGTTTCTGGGCCAGGACGCTCTTGAACTCGGTGTAAAGGACCTTCACCGACTTGAACTTCTCGGCGAGGAACAAGGTCTGGATCTCATCGCGCATCTCCAGCACGCTTTCCATCGAGACCTGGGGAAAGACCCCCAGCCACTCCCGGCGGATGTTGAACTTGCGGCGCTTGAAGAAATCGCGCCCCTTCTTGCCCACGGTCAGGAGCACCGTATCCGGGTTCTCCTTGAGATAGGCGGAGGCCTGCCGGAGGACGTTCGAATTGAAGCTCCCGCAAAGCCCCCGGTCGGCGGTGATGATCATAAGGGCGGTCTTCCCCTCCTTGCGCACGGCGAGCAAGGGATGGGTCTCCGCCCCCGCCTTGGAGGCGAGGTTGCGCATCACGTCCGCCATGCGCTGGGCGTAGGGCCGGGCCCCCAAGATGCGTTCCTGGGCGCGCTTCAAGCGGGCGGCCGCGACCATTTTCATGGCTTTGGTGATCTGCCCGATGTTCTTCACGCTCTTGATGCGTGTTTTGATCTCTTTGATCTGCGCCATTTTCCCAAAACCCTTTTCACCACAGAATCACAGAGGCACGGTTAAAATCCTTCGACCGAAAAACGACTTCCCTGTGTCTCCGTGGTTATTTTTGACTTCAATAAAAGTTCTTCGCGAATTCCCCGATCGCCGCCGTCAGCTTGGTCTTGGTGTCCTCGGACAGGTCGCCCTTGGTCTTGATGTCCTTCAGGACCTCCGGATGCTTGGCCTTCAGGTGCGACAG
It contains:
- the atpG gene encoding ATP synthase F1 subunit gamma, with product MAQIKEIKTRIKSVKNIGQITKAMKMVAAARLKRAQERILGARPYAQRMADVMRNLASKAGAETHPLLAVRKEGKTALMIITADRGLCGSFNSNVLRQASAYLKENPDTVLLTVGKKGRDFFKRRKFNIRREWLGVFPQVSMESVLEMRDEIQTLFLAEKFKSVKVLYTEFKSVLAQKPMLDTLLPIRLEETAGGDEKKDYTGGDYEYEPDLETIMEKLVSQYLAVQVRRYLLESFSSEMGAKRNAMEAASKNASEMMAKLTLEFNRARQAMITKELAEIVGGAAALQ